Proteins encoded in a region of the Bartonella taylorii genome:
- a CDS encoding phage tail protein encodes MRDPLMMLGPHQFYVDWLNFQSFEEEFSASWVCMERFGKAPSLQFTGYGNDAKTIHGVLFPEEFGDRIAIDAITQTIRRAKPVQMLRWINDTTYSVLLHGPVVITSVNKDHDYISRSGQSQRIRYSINLLPFFGGGKPQGQYQVGQTQVRQTP; translated from the coding sequence ATGAGAGATCCTTTGATGATGTTAGGTCCGCATCAATTTTATGTGGACTGGCTGAATTTCCAATCCTTTGAAGAAGAGTTTTCTGCCTCATGGGTTTGTATGGAGCGTTTTGGTAAGGCACCCAGTTTGCAATTTACCGGCTATGGCAATGATGCAAAAACTATTCATGGCGTGTTGTTTCCAGAAGAATTTGGTGATCGTATAGCCATTGACGCTATCACTCAAACCATTCGAAGGGCAAAGCCGGTTCAGATGCTTCGTTGGATCAATGATACGACCTATAGTGTCCTTCTCCATGGCCCCGTGGTGATCACCAGTGTCAATAAAGACCACGACTATATCAGCCGCTCTGGTCAATCACAACGCATCCGCTATTCCATTAATCTTTTGCCCTTTTTTGGTGGCGGAAAACCACAAGGACAATACCAAGTGGGACAAACTCAAGTGAGACAAACTCCATGA
- a CDS encoding tail protein X, translated as MKIPAKHVVVELEDMSLDLICFHHAMAVLGDRIQVGALKGYLEATLEANPEIAKYGVFLPRGLTVILPEFVLVNPQSMVKRLWD; from the coding sequence ATGAAGATACCAGCAAAGCATGTTGTTGTAGAGTTAGAGGATATGAGTCTCGATCTCATCTGCTTTCACCATGCCATGGCTGTGTTAGGGGACCGCATCCAAGTTGGGGCACTAAAAGGCTATTTAGAAGCCACCTTGGAAGCTAATCCAGAGATTGCCAAATATGGTGTGTTTTTACCGCGAGGCTTAACGGTTATTCTGCCTGAATTTGTTCTTGTTAATCCCCAAAGCATGGTGAAGCGGCTATGGGATTAA